The proteins below are encoded in one region of Acidithiobacillus ferrooxidans ATCC 23270:
- the kdpF gene encoding K(+)-transporting ATPase subunit F, giving the protein MNAFVWIGLGLGAMLFIYLLVFLINPERFL; this is encoded by the coding sequence ATGAACGCTTTTGTGTGGATAGGCCTCGGATTGGGCGCCATGCTCTTCATCTATCTTTTGGTATTCCTGATTAATCCGGAGCGCTTTCTATGA
- the kdpA gene encoding potassium-transporting ATPase subunit KdpA, with protein MISTIILTAVVLFLTILLALPLGRYMHRVYAGDRFWATRLMGPVERGIYRVTGVSASEEMGWKRYAIALLIFNLIGGVFLYALLLAQGALPLNPLHFGGVQGGSAFNTAVSFLTNTNWQDYAGGSTMSYLSQMLGLTVQNFLSAATGITIVLPIIRAIARHKTKDLGNFWVDMTRTVLYVLLPLSALFALILMEQGVVQTLTGEVRADLIAPFVSGGKTILHQIMHVGPVASQEAIMMLGNNGGGFFNMNDAHPFENPTALTNFLETLAMILIPSALVFLFGHMANAKRTAWAILISMLMLFIPLTLVSQHYQLAGNPVFTQLGISQANTASLAGGGNMEGVEDRIGAGATALFATVATATSTGAANGAYDSLMPLSGGVNLFLMQLGEVVFGGVGSGLATFLAFMIFAVFLGGLMVGRTPEFLGKKIESFEIKMTSLSILVMPLLVLIGTALAVTTVAGRAGVFNPGAHGFSEVLYAVTSPANNNGSAFGGLSSNTRFYNLLTGMCMLLGRYWTYLPLLALAGALVEKKKIPAGSGTLTTYTPIFIGLTIGVILLVGALNFFPALALGPVAEQLAPLATLTH; from the coding sequence ATGATATCCACCATCATACTGACAGCCGTGGTTTTATTCTTGACCATTCTGCTGGCCTTGCCTCTGGGACGCTATATGCATCGAGTCTATGCGGGCGATCGATTCTGGGCGACACGCCTGATGGGTCCCGTGGAGCGGGGAATTTACCGCGTCACCGGAGTTTCGGCGAGCGAGGAAATGGGTTGGAAGCGCTACGCCATCGCCCTGTTGATCTTTAACCTGATCGGTGGCGTTTTTCTCTATGCCTTGTTGTTGGCGCAAGGTGCTCTACCCCTGAATCCTTTACACTTCGGTGGCGTCCAGGGTGGCTCCGCTTTCAATACTGCGGTGAGCTTCCTCACCAATACCAATTGGCAGGATTACGCCGGCGGCTCGACCATGAGTTATCTCTCGCAGATGCTGGGCCTGACCGTGCAGAATTTCCTCTCGGCGGCGACGGGTATCACCATCGTCCTGCCCATCATTCGCGCTATCGCCCGTCATAAAACCAAGGATCTCGGAAATTTCTGGGTCGATATGACCCGCACCGTTTTATACGTGCTGCTTCCCCTCTCCGCGCTCTTTGCCTTGATTCTCATGGAACAGGGCGTGGTCCAAACCCTCACCGGTGAGGTGCGGGCGGATCTTATTGCACCCTTTGTATCCGGCGGTAAGACCATTCTTCATCAGATAATGCATGTGGGACCGGTAGCCTCTCAAGAGGCCATCATGATGCTCGGCAACAATGGCGGCGGCTTTTTCAACATGAACGATGCCCACCCTTTCGAAAACCCCACCGCTCTCACCAATTTTTTAGAAACCCTGGCCATGATTCTCATTCCCTCCGCACTCGTGTTCCTGTTTGGGCATATGGCCAACGCCAAGCGCACAGCATGGGCCATCCTGATTTCCATGCTGATGCTCTTCATCCCCCTGACGCTCGTCAGTCAGCACTATCAACTGGCCGGGAACCCGGTGTTCACCCAGTTGGGGATCTCCCAGGCCAACACCGCGAGTCTTGCCGGCGGTGGCAATATGGAGGGAGTGGAAGACCGCATCGGCGCCGGCGCGACCGCGCTCTTTGCAACGGTGGCCACCGCGACCTCTACGGGGGCGGCCAACGGCGCCTACGATTCTCTCATGCCGTTGTCGGGGGGGGTAAACCTTTTCCTGATGCAATTGGGTGAGGTCGTGTTTGGCGGTGTCGGTTCCGGTCTCGCCACTTTCCTCGCCTTCATGATTTTCGCGGTTTTTCTCGGTGGTCTCATGGTGGGGCGCACGCCGGAGTTTCTCGGCAAGAAGATCGAGTCCTTTGAAATAAAAATGACCTCCCTCTCCATACTGGTCATGCCGTTGCTGGTGTTGATCGGTACTGCCCTCGCCGTCACCACGGTGGCGGGGCGGGCCGGTGTATTCAATCCCGGGGCGCACGGTTTCAGCGAAGTGCTCTATGCCGTGACGAGCCCCGCCAACAACAACGGCAGCGCATTCGGCGGCCTGAGCAGCAACACCCGGTTCTACAACCTGCTTACCGGCATGTGCATGCTGTTGGGCCGGTACTGGACCTATCTGCCGTTGCTGGCGCTGGCGGGTGCTCTGGTCGAGAAAAAGAAAATCCCCGCGGGATCGGGAACACTGACGACTTACACGCCTATTTTCATTGGCCTGACGATTGGCGTCATTCTTCTGGTCGGCGCGCTCAACTTCTTTCCGGCGCTGGCGCTGGGTCCAGTTGCGGAGCAACTCGCGCCCCTGGCCACACTGACTCATTGA
- the kdpB gene encoding potassium-transporting ATPase subunit KdpB — translation MESTHHKHAASPIHWKDQSRGALWDSFTMLSPRRQLRNPVMFVVYVGSWLLLALFFHDLIVQSSDALFTGVIDLWLWLTLIFANFSEALAERQGEAQADSLRQSRQEVTAKKLPKPVREAKYKEVPGASLRSGDFVLIEAGDLVPTDGEAVAGVAAVDESAITGESAPVIRESGGDRSAVTGGTRVISDWLIIRVTQEAGHTFLDKMIAMVEGAARRKTPNEIALSILLVVLTLVFLVVTVTLFPFSWYSVHYAGHSGSVISLTVLVALLVCLIPTTIGALLPAIGIAGIVRLLQSNVVATSGRAIEAAGDVDVLLLDKTGTITYGNRSAVALYPVLAVTQETLAQAARRASLADDTPEGKSIVTLADKHYPQNRETLPPEAQLIPFSAETRMSGVDWDGQQLRKGSPDAMKVWVQSLGGTWPSELDAKVQEIAGGGATPLVVCSGAAVLGAIELRDIVKAGIKSRFAELRAMGIRTVMVTGDNPLTAAAIAAEAGVDDYLAEAKPETKLARIREYQNEGYMVAMTGDGTNDSPALAQADVGLCMASGTQAAREASNMVDMDSNPTKLLEIVQIGKQLLMTRGALTTFSVANDVAKYFAIIPAAFVSTYPQLGALNIMDLSSPTHAIMAAVIFNALIIPFLIPLALKGIKFRADSAQHILRRNVWIYGLGGIIAPFIFIKLIDMLLVVL, via the coding sequence ATGGAATCTACCCATCATAAACATGCGGCATCTCCGATCCACTGGAAAGATCAGAGCCGGGGTGCCCTGTGGGACAGCTTCACTATGCTTTCCCCGCGTCGCCAGTTGCGCAATCCGGTGATGTTTGTCGTCTACGTCGGCTCTTGGCTGCTGCTCGCCCTCTTTTTTCACGATCTGATCGTGCAAAGCAGTGATGCGCTCTTTACCGGCGTGATCGACCTGTGGCTCTGGCTCACACTGATTTTTGCCAATTTTTCGGAAGCACTGGCCGAGCGTCAGGGCGAGGCGCAGGCCGATAGCTTGCGGCAGAGCCGCCAGGAAGTTACTGCCAAAAAGCTGCCCAAGCCGGTGCGTGAGGCGAAGTATAAGGAGGTTCCCGGCGCAAGCCTGCGTAGCGGTGACTTTGTTCTGATAGAAGCGGGAGACCTCGTCCCCACGGACGGTGAGGCGGTGGCGGGGGTCGCCGCCGTCGACGAAAGCGCCATCACGGGCGAGAGCGCGCCCGTCATCCGTGAAAGCGGTGGTGATCGTAGCGCGGTCACCGGCGGTACCCGAGTGATCTCGGACTGGCTCATCATCCGGGTGACGCAGGAGGCCGGACACACCTTCCTCGACAAAATGATCGCCATGGTGGAGGGGGCGGCACGGCGCAAAACTCCCAATGAAATCGCCCTGAGCATCCTGCTGGTGGTGTTGACGCTGGTCTTTCTCGTGGTCACCGTCACCCTTTTCCCATTTTCCTGGTACAGCGTGCATTATGCCGGCCACTCCGGATCGGTGATCAGCCTGACGGTGCTGGTAGCCTTGCTGGTCTGCCTGATTCCCACCACCATCGGAGCGCTGCTGCCCGCTATCGGTATTGCTGGCATCGTGCGGTTGCTGCAGAGCAATGTGGTGGCGACTTCCGGGCGCGCCATCGAGGCGGCGGGGGATGTGGACGTGCTGCTTCTCGACAAAACCGGCACCATTACCTACGGCAACCGATCCGCGGTGGCGCTTTACCCCGTTTTAGCGGTTACCCAGGAAACCCTCGCGCAGGCGGCCCGCCGCGCCTCTTTGGCGGATGATACGCCGGAGGGCAAAAGTATCGTGACCCTTGCCGACAAACATTACCCGCAAAACCGGGAAACCTTGCCACCGGAAGCGCAATTGATCCCTTTTTCTGCCGAGACCCGCATGAGTGGGGTGGACTGGGACGGGCAGCAGTTGCGTAAGGGCTCTCCCGACGCCATGAAGGTATGGGTCCAGTCACTCGGAGGAACCTGGCCATCGGAACTGGATGCCAAGGTACAGGAAATCGCGGGGGGTGGTGCGACACCCCTGGTGGTCTGCTCTGGCGCAGCGGTATTGGGTGCCATCGAGTTGCGGGACATTGTCAAAGCCGGCATCAAATCGCGCTTTGCCGAATTGCGGGCGATGGGTATCCGCACCGTCATGGTGACCGGCGACAATCCGTTGACTGCCGCCGCCATTGCCGCTGAAGCGGGGGTCGATGATTATCTCGCGGAAGCCAAACCGGAAACCAAGCTCGCGCGCATTCGAGAATACCAGAATGAAGGTTACATGGTCGCGATGACCGGGGATGGTACCAATGACTCGCCGGCTCTTGCTCAAGCAGATGTCGGACTCTGTATGGCCAGTGGTACCCAGGCGGCGCGTGAAGCCTCCAACATGGTGGACATGGACTCCAATCCCACCAAATTGTTGGAGATCGTCCAGATTGGCAAGCAACTGCTGATGACCCGCGGCGCCCTCACCACCTTCAGTGTGGCGAACGATGTGGCCAAATACTTCGCCATCATCCCGGCGGCGTTCGTATCGACTTACCCCCAACTGGGAGCACTGAATATCATGGATTTGAGCTCACCTACCCATGCCATCATGGCCGCGGTCATCTTCAACGCCCTCATCATTCCCTTTCTGATTCCTCTGGCCCTCAAAGGCATCAAGTTCCGTGCCGACTCGGCGCAGCACATCCTGCGCCGCAACGTGTGGATCTACGGATTGGGCGGCATTATTGCGCCATTTATCTTTATTAAACTGATCGACATGCTGCTGGTTGTACTGTAG
- the kdpC gene encoding potassium-transporting ATPase subunit KdpC, whose protein sequence is MIKDIKTALLLFLVLAVMTGLIYPLAMTGIGQIVFPHQANGSLIHQHGRVVGSSLIGQYFREPQYFWSRPSATSPVPYNGAGSSASNLGPNNPALAQHVAARIKALKAADHAGKGPVPVDLVTSSASGLDPDISIAAALYQVPRVARTGGISIVTLHRLIRENTTEPLLGFIGEPVVNVVKLNLALHARYVTAPVATKSLTKGPPS, encoded by the coding sequence ATGATCAAAGACATCAAAACCGCGCTGTTGCTATTCCTGGTTCTGGCCGTGATGACCGGCCTGATCTATCCCTTGGCCATGACGGGTATCGGTCAGATCGTGTTTCCCCATCAGGCCAACGGCTCACTCATTCATCAGCATGGACGGGTCGTGGGTTCCAGCCTCATTGGTCAGTATTTCCGCGAACCGCAGTATTTCTGGAGCCGCCCTTCGGCGACTTCACCGGTACCATACAACGGGGCGGGATCCAGCGCCTCCAATCTGGGCCCGAACAATCCTGCTCTGGCACAGCACGTGGCGGCGCGGATCAAGGCCCTCAAGGCCGCCGATCACGCGGGAAAAGGGCCGGTCCCGGTGGATCTCGTGACGTCTTCCGCGAGTGGTCTGGATCCTGACATCAGTATTGCGGCGGCGCTCTATCAGGTCCCACGCGTTGCGCGGACTGGTGGTATCAGTATCGTAACATTGCACCGGTTGATCAGGGAGAACACGACAGAACCCCTGCTGGGTTTCATCGGAGAACCAGTGGTCAATGTAGTGAAGCTCAATCTCGCGCTGCATGCGCGATATGTCACCGCACCTGTGGCAACGAAATCCCTCACGAAAGGACCACCATCATGA
- a CDS encoding amino acid kinase family protein, translating into MNTVDETTTHSVVLSRSALQQRARRWVIKIGSGLLTQDGQRLDLPAMRRFMRQILQLRAEGIEVVLISSGSVSIGKCRQGWAQKMTTAEERQAAASVGQSTLIHAYENLLAKEGFGGRLCVLKSSTRDCTGMPGHIFRSTTVQQWMIHPMRRIKNEVAAPRSEMPHFTAIPMFNIR; encoded by the coding sequence ATGAATACCGTCGATGAAACGACCACGCATTCCGTAGTACTCAGCCGCTCAGCATTACAACAGCGCGCACGTCGCTGGGTTATCAAGATAGGGAGCGGTCTGCTGACTCAAGACGGTCAGCGATTAGATTTGCCGGCCATGCGGCGCTTCATGCGGCAAATACTGCAGCTTCGCGCCGAAGGCATTGAGGTGGTATTGATATCCTCCGGCTCCGTCAGTATCGGAAAATGTCGCCAGGGCTGGGCACAGAAGATGACCACCGCCGAAGAACGTCAGGCGGCGGCCAGCGTGGGGCAATCCACCCTGATTCATGCCTATGAGAATCTCCTGGCAAAGGAAGGCTTTGGGGGACGTCTCTGCGTTCTCAAAAGTTCGACCAGAGATTGCACAGGAATGCCTGGACACATCTTCAGATCCACAACAGTGCAGCAGTGGATGATCCATCCCATGCGCCGGATAAAAAATGAGGTTGCGGCGCCTCGTTCGGAGATGCCGCATTTTACCGCAATCCCAATGTTCAACATTCGATAA
- a CDS encoding porin produces MFNRVAVKKQCPRIRHRRSMTRISALSALGCLLCFVNEAAQATPLEMPSPLTFQAGPLGTLNVQGVASGYAVWQDNKFAGSGNPGNKSASADISNGQVIIQKNSGLVQFYLQAGAYNVMSLGSNFVSTGTFTQNTFGALPVGYLEIAPTDNFNVQIGKLPTLIGAEYTFSYQNWNIERGLLWGQENAVNKGIQANYTMGPVTASVSWNDGFYSNRFNWVTGALTWAINKENSVFFQAGGNMGHTNFAYSSIATTPLQNNESIYDLGYTYTGENLLVTPYVQYTSVPASAVNAYSGITNGSNTSTIGAAVLADYSLTNTMSVAGRVEYIANSGNPNDGAANLTGFGPGSHAWSVTVTPTYQEGGFFARAELSYVDASMPTGFGWSGTSGVGGTQLRGMVEGGFMF; encoded by the coding sequence ATGTTTAATCGCGTAGCAGTCAAAAAACAGTGTCCACGAATCAGACATCGGCGCTCAATGACGCGGATTTCCGCGTTATCTGCGTTGGGGTGTCTGTTGTGTTTCGTTAATGAGGCGGCACAAGCGACCCCCTTGGAAATGCCCAGCCCCCTGACCTTCCAGGCCGGCCCTTTGGGCACGCTGAACGTGCAGGGCGTGGCCAGCGGCTACGCCGTCTGGCAGGACAACAAGTTCGCAGGATCAGGCAATCCCGGCAACAAATCTGCGTCCGCCGACATCAGCAACGGTCAGGTGATCATCCAGAAGAACTCCGGTCTGGTGCAGTTCTATCTGCAGGCAGGGGCCTATAACGTCATGAGCCTCGGGTCCAATTTTGTCTCCACCGGCACCTTCACCCAGAACACCTTCGGTGCCCTGCCCGTCGGTTATCTCGAAATTGCCCCCACCGATAACTTCAATGTCCAGATCGGCAAACTCCCGACCCTGATCGGCGCGGAATACACCTTCAGCTACCAGAACTGGAACATTGAGCGCGGCCTGCTCTGGGGCCAGGAGAATGCCGTCAACAAGGGCATCCAGGCCAATTACACCATGGGGCCGGTCACCGCCTCGGTATCCTGGAATGACGGCTTCTATTCCAACCGATTCAACTGGGTGACTGGCGCCCTGACCTGGGCCATCAACAAAGAAAACAGCGTTTTCTTCCAGGCCGGCGGCAATATGGGGCATACGAATTTTGCCTATTCCTCCATTGCCACCACACCTCTGCAAAACAATGAGAGTATCTACGACTTGGGCTATACCTATACCGGTGAAAACCTCCTCGTGACGCCTTATGTGCAGTACACCTCCGTTCCGGCGAGCGCGGTGAATGCCTATTCCGGAATCACGAACGGGAGCAACACCAGCACTATCGGCGCTGCCGTTTTGGCAGATTACAGCCTGACCAACACCATGTCCGTTGCCGGTCGCGTGGAATACATCGCCAATTCCGGCAACCCCAACGATGGCGCTGCCAATCTCACCGGCTTCGGCCCTGGCTCCCATGCCTGGTCCGTCACCGTCACACCCACCTACCAGGAAGGCGGCTTCTTCGCCCGCGCCGAGTTGTCCTACGTGGATGCCTCCATGCCCACCGGCTTTGGTTGGTCCGGCACCAGTGGCGTAGGTGGTACCCAACTCCGGGGCATGGTGGAAGGCGGTTTCATGTTCTGA
- a CDS encoding P-II family nitrogen regulator, with protein MKLISAIVKPFNLDDVREALSAMGIQGLTVTKVKGFGRQKGHTELYRGAEYVVDFLPKVKIEADEVLDQAIEAMEAMEAMEAMEAIEKGARTGKIGNRKIFVSEVTEAVRIRTGEIGESICNPPFYGKVSAS; from the coding sequence ATGAAATTGATCTCAGCCATTGTAAAACCCTTCAATCTGGACGATGTGCGTGAAGCGCTTTCGGCCATGGGTATCCAAGGCCTGACGGTGACCAAGGTCAAGGGCTTCGGTCGCCAGAAGGGGCACACCGAACTCTACCGGGGGGCGGAGTACGTCGTCGACTTCCTCCCCAAGGTCAAGATCGAGGCCGACGAGGTCCTGGACCAGGCCATCGAGGCCATGGAGGCCATGGAGGCCATGGAGGCCATGGAGGCCATCGAAAAGGGTGCGCGCACGGGCAAGATCGGCAACCGCAAGATCTTCGTCTCCGAGGTCACCGAGGCCGTCCGCATCCGTACGGGGGAAATAGGCGAGAGTATCTGTAACCCACCTTTTTACGGTAAGGTTTCGGCGTCATGA
- a CDS encoding cation:proton antiporter, giving the protein MIPETTILYLFMAASLLSVLANRFHIPYTVALVLGGLVLETLHLFRAPVLTHDLVFALFLPGLIFESAYHLSSGALWRDRLAIFGLAVPGVLISIIVTAFMFLWSRQYLPDSSNVVMPVSVALVFGAAVAATDPISVVSIFRKLQAPARLTLIVESESLLNDGTAIVFFSLFLALAEGKTVSASALGIQFFAMVGGGALVGVVIGWLSSEIIKRVNDGMVEITITILAAYGSFLVAMQLDYSGVISTVVAGLICGNYGAKQGMTASVKMAVHTFWEYIGFALNSIIFLLVGFTIHLPDLLGIWPLILAAYVAATFARAAVIYGMSGLLSRTRARIPPAWNFVLVWGGIRGALSMVLALSLPHDFPHRSLLINLVFGVVLLTILIQGLSISPLARRVS; this is encoded by the coding sequence ATGATACCGGAAACTACCATACTCTATCTCTTTATGGCGGCCTCATTGCTGTCGGTACTGGCGAACCGCTTTCACATTCCCTATACCGTTGCACTGGTGCTGGGCGGCTTGGTGCTGGAGACGTTACACCTGTTTCGGGCGCCGGTACTGACCCATGATCTGGTATTCGCCCTCTTTCTGCCCGGGTTGATTTTTGAGTCTGCCTACCATCTCTCCTCCGGCGCCCTGTGGCGTGACCGTCTCGCCATATTCGGCCTGGCGGTGCCGGGTGTGCTTATTTCCATAATCGTGACCGCTTTCATGTTTCTCTGGAGCAGACAATATCTGCCCGATTCATCGAATGTGGTCATGCCCGTCAGTGTCGCGCTGGTATTCGGCGCCGCTGTGGCGGCCACCGACCCGATTTCTGTGGTCTCCATATTTCGCAAACTGCAGGCGCCCGCACGGTTGACCCTTATAGTAGAGAGTGAAAGTCTGCTTAACGATGGTACGGCTATCGTCTTTTTTAGCCTTTTCCTTGCGCTGGCGGAAGGCAAAACGGTATCCGCTTCGGCACTGGGCATTCAATTTTTCGCAATGGTCGGCGGTGGCGCGCTGGTGGGCGTGGTCATTGGCTGGCTGAGTTCCGAAATCATCAAACGCGTCAATGATGGCATGGTCGAAATCACCATCACCATTCTCGCGGCCTATGGCAGTTTTCTCGTTGCGATGCAGCTCGACTATTCCGGCGTCATCAGTACCGTCGTCGCCGGGCTGATCTGCGGCAATTACGGGGCCAAACAAGGGATGACGGCATCCGTTAAAATGGCGGTCCACACGTTCTGGGAATATATCGGTTTTGCCCTGAATTCAATCATCTTTCTACTCGTCGGTTTCACCATCCACTTGCCTGACCTGCTCGGTATCTGGCCCTTGATTCTGGCCGCTTATGTAGCGGCCACCTTTGCCAGAGCCGCGGTCATTTACGGGATGAGCGGATTATTGAGTCGCACGCGGGCCAGGATACCTCCTGCCTGGAATTTTGTGCTGGTCTGGGGCGGCATCCGCGGGGCGCTGTCCATGGTGCTGGCCCTGAGTCTTCCGCATGACTTTCCCCATCGCTCCCTGCTGATTAACCTGGTTTTTGGCGTCGTATTACTGACCATCCTGATTCAGGGACTGAGCATTTCGCCGCTGGCACGGAGGGTGTCCTGA
- a CDS encoding thioredoxin fold domain-containing protein has protein sequence MTNDSGIQNIMNSFLMFCVLCLMSMSVAMAGDAPHGGSKAHILWTQILRHRVTYIQDGTHGPVIYDVQDPNCPYCHVLYENEIPLIESGKLTVRYIPVAILTPGSQGEAAAWLQASHPLFALQHFENIVGDAFRSENTSTLPTVTASASTRIRLHDNLLIIRSLGVTGTPAIIYRTEGGRIKIAMGLISRRRLVAMLPYFK, from the coding sequence ATGACGAATGATAGCGGCATCCAGAATATCATGAACTCATTTCTGATGTTCTGTGTGTTGTGTTTGATGAGCATGAGCGTTGCCATGGCCGGTGATGCGCCGCATGGTGGGAGCAAAGCACATATATTATGGACGCAAATATTGCGGCATCGTGTTACCTATATTCAGGACGGAACGCATGGTCCGGTTATATATGATGTTCAGGATCCGAATTGTCCATATTGTCACGTACTATATGAAAATGAGATCCCCCTGATTGAATCCGGGAAACTAACCGTGCGGTATATACCAGTAGCGATCTTGACTCCCGGAAGTCAGGGGGAAGCGGCGGCATGGTTGCAGGCCTCACATCCACTGTTTGCGTTGCAGCATTTTGAAAATATCGTTGGTGATGCCTTTCGTAGCGAAAATACTAGCACCCTGCCGACAGTAACAGCCAGCGCGTCGACGAGAATCAGGCTTCATGATAATCTTCTTATTATCAGGTCATTGGGCGTAACAGGAACACCCGCCATTATATACCGGACTGAAGGCGGCAGGATTAAAATAGCTATGGGATTGATATCCAGGCGCAGGTTGGTTGCCATGTTGCCCTATTTCAAATAG
- a CDS encoding carbohydrate porin: MNDLYNRCRACRPVCLVALALTCLSASPSIAEANNLRSAVSWNLHLSLEGIDNFSGGIAPGAVGNATARAGFAFNTRRAGWWTGGRFVAQFLAIQNGNPEHYVGDTQGVNAFTGLNRGAFYQLYYRQNIDNATLRAGLISANDYFDSTGVASNFLNVSYGFGSAMGINVPGASSYPFSSLGVMGSYSADGWTGMAGIFEGDAIHPFKDPTHRGNMIWLEADKSGSLGDGKYTVKVGGWRNRQLPQYQATLGNDTSGMYTTGEYRWEMDGMDWGSFLEFEAAPNPVNLLPWYMGAGLRLKHFWAVRPGDSAGIGMARAWLRGAPYNAETDFEGYYSARIIRRLYLQTDIQYVVHPSAIYQNALVGIVRLHVTFS, translated from the coding sequence ATGAATGATTTATATAACCGGTGTCGCGCATGTCGTCCAGTTTGCCTGGTAGCACTTGCTTTAACCTGCCTGTCGGCATCGCCATCCATAGCCGAGGCGAACAATCTGCGCTCGGCGGTTTCCTGGAATCTGCACCTCAGTCTGGAGGGTATCGACAATTTCTCCGGAGGAATCGCCCCGGGCGCCGTGGGTAATGCTACGGCTAGGGCGGGTTTTGCCTTCAATACCCGTCGCGCCGGTTGGTGGACCGGCGGGCGATTCGTCGCACAGTTTCTGGCCATTCAGAATGGCAATCCGGAGCACTACGTGGGCGATACCCAAGGGGTTAATGCCTTTACCGGGCTTAATCGGGGCGCGTTCTATCAACTGTACTACCGGCAAAATATAGATAATGCCACGTTGAGGGCAGGACTCATCAGTGCCAATGATTATTTCGATTCCACCGGTGTAGCGAGTAATTTCCTGAATGTTTCTTATGGGTTTGGCTCCGCTATGGGAATCAATGTTCCAGGAGCTTCTTCTTACCCATTTTCCAGCCTTGGAGTGATGGGAAGCTATAGCGCTGACGGCTGGACGGGAATGGCCGGCATTTTCGAGGGAGATGCCATTCATCCTTTCAAGGATCCTACGCATCGTGGAAACATGATCTGGCTGGAGGCCGACAAGAGTGGTTCTCTGGGTGATGGAAAATATACGGTGAAAGTGGGCGGGTGGCGTAACCGCCAGTTGCCACAGTATCAGGCAACGCTGGGTAATGACACTAGTGGTATGTATACCACGGGAGAATATCGCTGGGAGATGGACGGTATGGATTGGGGCAGTTTTTTGGAGTTCGAAGCTGCGCCTAATCCGGTGAATCTTCTGCCTTGGTATATGGGTGCCGGGTTGCGCCTGAAACACTTCTGGGCGGTGCGCCCGGGGGATAGTGCGGGTATCGGCATGGCCCGGGCATGGTTGAGGGGCGCTCCTTATAATGCGGAGACAGACTTTGAGGGATATTATTCTGCGCGGATAATCCGTCGGTTATATCTACAAACAGACATTCAGTATGTCGTCCATCCCAGCGCAATATACCAGAATGCGCTGGTCGGTATCGTGCGCCTGCATGTCACTTTTTCCTAG